The Podospora pseudocomata strain CBS 415.72m chromosome 1 map unlocalized CBS415.72m_1, whole genome shotgun sequence genome has a segment encoding these proteins:
- the HAP2 gene encoding Transcriptional activator (EggNog:ENOG503P578; COG:K; BUSCO:EOG09263KEE) produces MEQYNNIQGRKAAPQSYEVPSCLNAPLPRSELDPSLTVKEERAATWLPKSKSRSLPVRIPRAPPVVQTPPGPPSTKPPVTARSPARKPALCSLPIPPRLYIYPVPIALRARSQEAQLSPATDLPHSDSRYSSLLIRHPTKSLDLTGYPSSAGGNSITSPAHGVQTSPILPSQHQQPSPTQTHNMYQTQYAMPQHNMQYAVPGIQAAAMAATAAASGSSYPYMSSDPSLQQSPRMSGVNPKKDGRTGPRSPQQMNSMPQQRRLSQVNSPGVPNAPAMLNHAGPRSTIPPPMTAAQQMPPPQSPEIASGAVEESPLYVNAKQFHRILKRRVARQRLEEALRLTSKGRRPYLHESRHNHAMRRPRGPGGRFLTADEVAQMEKDKANGVETKFEDTATKTSTGASKRKSDGGSAPAAKKAKRANLTPEDEEDEE; encoded by the exons ATGGAACAATACAACAACATCCAAGGTCGCAAGGCAGCCCCGCAAAGTTACGAGGTACCTTCCTGCCTCAACGCCCCTCTTCCCCGTTCGGAGCTGGACCCCTCTTTAA CTGTCAAAGAAGAGAGAGCCGCAACCTGGCTCCCAAAGTCTAAATCGCGTTCCCTTCCCGTACGGATACCCCGCGCACCGCCCGTGGTGCAAACGCCCCCGGGGCCACCAAGCACCAAACCGCCGGTGACCGCCCGGTCGCCCGCCAGAAAGCCGGCGCTTTGCAGCCTGCCGATTCCTCCACGTCTCTACATATATCCCGTGCCCATTGCCTTGCGCGCAAGGAGTCAAGAGGCGCAGCTCAGCCCTGCAACTGACCTCCCACA TTCGGACAGCCGATACAGTAGCTTGCTCATCCGACACCCAACGAAATCGTTGGATTTGACCG GTTACCCGAGCTCTGCAGGCGGCAACAGCATCACCTCTCCAGCTCACGGAGTTCAAACATCCCCGATACTCCCTtctcagcatcaacagcccTCGCCCACGCAAACCCACAACATGTATCAAACTCAGTATGCCATGCCCCAGCACAACATGCAATATGCTGTGCCGGGGATCCAAGCAgctgccatggccgccactgctgctgcttctggaTCGTCATATCCCTACATGTCCTCGGACCCAAGTCTGCAGCAGTCGCCAAGGATGTCTGGTGTTAACCCTAAGAAGGATGGCAGGACAGGCCCTCGTTCGCCTCAGCAGATGAACAGCATGCCGCAGCAAAGACGACTCAGCCAGGTTAACAGCCCGGGTGTTCCCAATGCGCCAGCCATGCTCAACCATGCCGGCCCACGCTCTACCATCCCGCCCCCGATGACTGCGGCGCAGCAGATGCCCCCGCCACAGTCCCCCGAAATCGCTTCCGGAGCCGTTGAGGAGTCGCCATTGTATGTCAATGCTAAGCAATTCCACCGGATCCTGAAGCGCAGAGTAGCCCGGCAAAGGTTAGAGGAAGCGCTGCGTCTTACCAGCAAGGGCCGCAGACCTTACCTCCATGAGTCTAGGCACAATCATGCCATGCGGAGGCCCCGTGGACCCGGTGGGCGGTTCCTGACAGCCGACGAAGTGGCCCAGATGGAAAAGGACAAGGCAAATGGTGTCGAGACCAAGTTCGAGGACACGGCGACAAAGACATCCACGGGTGCCTCGAAAAGAAAATCAGACGGAGGCTCTGCGCCTGCGGCCAAAAAAGCGAAAAGAGCCAACTTGACAcccgaagatgaagaagacgaggagtgA
- a CDS encoding uncharacterized protein (EggNog:ENOG503NZPS; COG:S), with amino-acid sequence MDRFVQRSKSSTSRSPLATGSGNSNKRPEGAAQRTTPTKRRRVAEPKESGDEDDEFDLPTLTKSVRDSEDEAPKMPPRQTAIESSLPAVPIDKEAIEQYEAMRSSQPQIDEDNTTTRFEKRQWVPGKSSIYVDAFNLALETVLEDESPLFDIKENHVFEQWRGLSYETQYLYVRLFLRKTASWHRVERLQSSYSNDITDVDLAIENLLEPRELPGDSNNSPEETRSEGLEVWSLGDTFTFADDSQEYIKTMADATPLLSLDELKALAKDAKVKGKNKADLVKALCHTSARQAGLLSLGLSRQNTNESIASRDQEPEDNQEKTEVNRDSHFLRKILATTGPLIRLSEPIFKLFERVHLVFYRSTEWTENSLTAIILAKIARRNYPDYIVCRSSNIFDSRQSLLEFELSMRKDFEVDKVLEFNGPPGEAGFLKVLEIFEGIAERWRELLRQEQHRENHVYEFGEGSYLRRFNAAHAFTRVAHKAAYVLGRLHRYREEHALLTELLSQHLFHPARRGSWYQRKALLEERYMWEVDPDPVSTSPETQKKHWQQIALITCETGLEDRDCHLIYHYDLQKRLLKLEKRLRVPRRLQHDFGHVKLREPEEHNVQGIQLVRDGPDPKGKNGRGLSTKTTWLDELGELDEDGEPAHVSVEEMCLSYYRHEGWKGYHSEGGILRTLFAYLFFDILFVYVPNVFQTAFQTCPLDLHTDAFYPARASQINHRLVEIANGGGEKILREVYEREHERQTCVVGLNWDFEIEDLVELVSCFNRAALAAVCKVMSEDYRARGGGVPDLVLWRTAGDEAQTNRDGINNNIDRKGEVMFVEVKSANDRLSDTQRLWIHVLTGAGVRVALCNAVAREVRTLL; translated from the exons ATGGATCGTTTTGTGCAGCGATCCAAGTCTAGCACGAGCCGGTCACCGCTTGCCACTGGATCCGGAAATTCCAACAAGAGGCCTGAGGGAGCTGCGCAACGGACTACTCCAACAAAACGGAGAAGGGTTGCCGAGCCGAAGGAGAGCGgtgatgaagacgatgaaTTTGACTTGCCAACCTTGACCAAGAGTGTCAGGGACAGCGAGGATGAAGCTCCCAAAATGCCACCACGCCAGACAGCAATTGAGAGCTCTTTGCCGGCTGTCCCGATAGATAAAGAAGCGATAGAGCAGTATGAGGCCATGCGCTCCTCTCAACCACAGATCGATGAAGACAATACCACTACCAGGTTCGAAAAGCGGCAATGGGTCCCAGGAAAGAGCTCTATCTATGTCGATGCCTTCAACCTTGCATTGGAGACCGTCTTGGAGGATGAATCGCCTTTGTTTGATATCAAAGAGAACCATGTCTTTGAGCAATGGCGAGGCTTGAGCTATGAGACTCAGTATCT GTATGTACGTCTCTTTCTGCGCAAGACTGCCTCTTGGCATCGCGTGGAACGGCTGCAGTCTTCTTACAGCAACGATATCACCGATGTTGATCTTGCTATTGAGAACCTTTTGGAGCCCCGGGAGTTGCCAGGTGACAGCAATAATTCTCCAGAAGAGACACGATCTGAGGGTCTCGAAGTGTGGTCATTGGGCGACACTTTTACCTTTGCGGATGACTCTCAAGAATACATCAAAACTATGGCAGACGCCACTCCGTTGTTGAGTCTTGACGAACTCAAGGCACTTGCAAAGGATGCCAAGGTTAAGGGGAAGAACAAAGCCGATCTAGTCAAGGCGCTCTGTCACACAAGTGCTCGACAGGCCGGCTTGCTGTCCTTGGGACTAAGTCGGCAAAATACTAATGAATCGATAGCCTCGCGAGACCAGGAGCCAGAAGACAATCAAGAAAAAACGGAAGTAAACAGGGATTCTCACTTTCTCAGGAAGATACTTGCTACCACAGGGCCACTCATCAGGCTCTCCGAGCCCATCTTCAAACTCTTCGAGCGTGTTCATCTGGTCTTCTACCGGTCAACCGAATGGACCGAGAACTCACTGACGGCGATCATCCTGGCTAAGATTGCACGAAGGAACTACCCAGACTATATCGTCTGCAGATCCTCCAACATATTCGACTCCCGCCAAAGCCTCCTGGAGTTCGAGCTCTCGATGCGCAAAGACTTCGAGGTGGACAAGGTTCTCGAGTTCAATGGCCCACCAGGTGAAGCAGGTTTCCTAAAGGTCCTCGAGATCTTTGAGGGCATAGCTGAACGATGGAGAGAACTTCTCAGGCAGGAACAGCACCGCGAAAACCATGTATACGAGTTTGGCGAAGGGAGTTACCTTCGTCGGTTCAACGCAGCTCACGCCTTCACTCGGGTCGCTCACAAAGCTGCCTACGTCCTTGGCCGTCTACACCGATATCGGGAAGAACACGCGCTTCTCACCGAATTACTCAGTCAGCATCTCTTCCATCCAGCCCGCCGCGGATCGTGGTATCAACGCAAGGCCTTACTGGAGGAACGGTACATGTGGGAAGTGGATCCAGACCCTGTGTCAACCAGTCCCGAAACTCAGAAGAAGCACTGGCAACAGATTGCCCTCATCACCTGCGAGACGGGACTGGAGGATAGAGACTGCCACCTGATCTATCACTACGACCTCCAAAAGCGCCTTCTCAAGCTTGAAAAGAGATTACGGGTGCCACGTCGTCTGCAGCATGACTTTGGTCATGTGAAGCTACGGGAACCGGAAGAGCATAACGTTCAGGGCATCCAGTTGGTCCGAGATGGCCCGGATCCCAAAGGCAAGAACGGCCGCGGCCTGAGCACCAAGACGACGTGGCTCGACGAACTAGGCGAGCttgacgaggatggagaacCAGCTCATGTCAGTGTTGAGGAGATGTGCCTATCATACTATCGCCACGAGGGCTGGAAAGGCTACCACAGTGAAGGTGGAATTCTCCGAACATTGTTTGCTTACTTGTTCTTCGACATCTTATTCGTCTATGTTCCCAATGTTTTCCAGACGGCTTTCCAAACATGCCCCCTCGATCTCCACACGGATGCATTCTACCCAGCCCGGGCCAGTCAGATCAACCATCGGCTTGTCGAGATTGccaacggtggtggcgagAAGATTTTGCGGGAGGTTTACGAGCGGGAGCATGAGAGGCAAACCTGCGTTGTAGGCTTGAACTGGGACTTTGAAATCGAGGACTTGGTAGAGTTGGTCTCCTGTTTCAACAGGGCTGCCCTTGCTGCCGTATGCAAAGTCATGTCAGAAGACTATAGGGCACGCGGAGGCGGCGTGCCAGATCTCGTGCTGTGGAGGACAGCCGGAGACGAAGCCCAAACCAATCGAGAtggcatcaacaacaacattgaCCGAAAAGGAGAGGTCATGTTTGTCGAAGTCAAGAGTGCAAACGACCGCCTCAGTGATACACAACGACTATGGATCCACGTACTCACAGGCGCAGGAGTGAGGGTTGCGCTGTGCAATGCCGTGGCACGAGAGGTGCGAACATTGCTGTGA
- a CDS encoding uncharacterized protein (EggNog:ENOG503P4A3), with protein sequence MSSKPTLTISTPKTANFPHIPPPPHELRSATSLPSATPLSAVSRTSAFRDPIPSSALPSAGLPSAGPFSALFSAGPYSAAPFSATIKLEHDLQKTPITPPVAYTDFLRGMAMVSPALASPPQTGKSVLNRTSTVSTASSNLSTSSTSSSETADSDDSEKDKGEQIDSGPSTARSDLSCGCDEEVKVKEEEVEKTKTPRPAPIDIKLSNAPRGSSNCPLSAPAAGANATVFPSMKLPASPAISTAGLYSPRSPLSTASVRSPAFDWEAALKSRRLALSPGLKRPAEPETPTTAASAPAGGAASTNSPHKHAKKDSRSSVRHIREVVTRTVTYTPRMAPAPKGKRRKIDPEAGTTAAKS encoded by the coding sequence ATGTCGTCCAAACCCACCCTCACGATATCGACGCCCAAGACGGCAAACTTCCCACACAtcccgcctccgcctcatGAGCTTCGGTCTGCCACCTCTCTTCCCTCAGCTACTCCTCTGTCGGCCGTCTCCAGGACATCGGCTTTCCGGGACCCAATTCCTTCCTCTGCGCTCCCATCGGCCGGTTTGCCTTCCGCCGGACCCTTTAGCGCTCTTTTTTCTGCTGGTCCGTATAGCGCTGCTCCGTTTAGCGCCACCATCAAGCTTGAGCATGACCTCCAAAAGACGCCCATCACACCTCCGGTAGCATATACCGACTTTCTCAGAGGAATGGCCATGGTCTCACCAGCTCtcgcctcaccaccacagacAGGAAAGTCCGTTCTGAACCGAACCAGCACTgtcagcaccgccagcagcaatctcagcaccagcagtACAAGCAGCAGCGAAACAGCCGATTCTGATGACTCAGAGAAGGACAAGGGCGAACAGATCGACAGTGGCCCATCAACAGCACGCTCAGATCTCAGCTGCGGGTGTGACGAGGAAGTCAAGgtgaaagaggaggaggtggaaaagaCAAAAACTCCCAGACCTGCTCCCATCGATATCAAGCTGTCCAACGCCCCACGAGGTTCTTCGAACTGCCCGCTTTCTGCTCCCGCCGCTGGGGCGAACGCAACAGTATTCCCAAGCATGAAGCTCCCTGCTTCTCCGGCCATTTCCACCGCAGGCCTTTACTCACCAAGATCACCACTGAGCACTGCCTCAGTCAGGTCACCAGCGTTTGACTGGGAGGCGGCGCTCAAGTCTCGACGGTTGGCGCTATCTCCTGGCTTGAAGCGCCCCGCAGAACCGGAAacgcccaccaccgccgctaGCGCACctgctggtggtgccgcGAGTACGAACAGCCCACATAAGCACGCAAAGAAGGATTCGAGATCGAGCGTGCGACATATTCGTGAGGTCGTGACAAGGACAGTGACATACACACCAAGAATGGCGCCAGCGCCAAAaggcaagagaagaaagatcGACCCAGAAgccggcaccaccgccgccaagtCATGA